A section of the Callithrix jacchus isolate 240 chromosome 14, calJac240_pri, whole genome shotgun sequence genome encodes:
- the ZFP36L2 gene encoding mRNA decay activator protein ZFP36L2 produces the protein MSTTLLSAFYDVDFLCKTEKSLANLNLNNMLDKKAVGTPVAAAPSSGFAPGFLRRHSASNLHALVHPAPSPGSCSPKFPGAANGSSCGSAAAGAPASYGALKEPSGGGGTALLNKENKFRDRSFSENGDRSQHLLHLQQQQKGGGGSQINSTRYKTELCRPFEESGTCKYGEKCQFAHGFHELRSLTRHPKYKTELCRTFHTIGFCPYGPRCHFIHNADERRPAPSGGASGDLRAFGTRDALHLGFPREPRPKLHHSLSFSGFPSGHHQPPGGLESPLLLDSPTSRTPPPPSCSSASSCSSSASSCSSASAASTPSGAPTCCASAAAAAAAALLYGTGGAEDLLAPGPPCAACSSTSCANNAFAFGPELSSLITPLAIQTHNFAAVAAAAYYRSQQQQQQQQQQGLAPPAQPPAPPSAPLPAGAVAPPSPPFSFQLPRRLSDSPVFDAPPSPPDSLSDRDSYLSGSLSSGSLSGSESPSLDPGRRLPIFSRLSISDD, from the coding sequence ACGGAGAAATCCCTGGCCAACCTCAACCTGAACAACATGCTGGACAAGAAAGCGGTGGGGACGCCCGTGGCCGCCGCCCCCAGCTCGGGCTTCGCGCCGGGCTTCCTCCGACGGCACTCGGCCAGCAACCTGCATGCACTCGTCCACCCTGCGCCCAGCCCCGGCAGCTGCTCGCCCAAGTTCCCCGGCGCTGCTAATGGCAGCAGCTGCGGCAGCGCGGCGGCCGGGGCCCCGGCCTCCTACGGCGCCCTTAAGGAGCCGTCGGGGGGCGGCGGCACAGCCCTGCTCAACAAGGAGAACAAATTCCGGGACCGCTCGTTCAGCGAGAACGGCGACCGCAGCCAGCACCTCCTgcacctgcagcagcagcagaaggggGGCGGCGGCTCCCAGATCAACTCCACGCGCTACAAGACCGAGCTGTGCCGGCCCTTCGAGGAGAGCGGCACGTGCAAGTACGGGGAGAAGTGCCAGTTTGCGCACGGCTTCCACGAGCTGCGCAGTCTGACTCGCCACCCGAAGTACAAGACCGAGCTGTGCCGCACTTTCCACACCATCGGCTTCTGCCCCTACGGGCCGCGCTGCCATTTCATCCACAACGCAGACGAGCGGCGGCCCGCGCCGTCGGGGGGCGCCTCCGGGGACCTGCGCGCCTTCGGCACGCGGGACGCGCTGCACCTGGGCTTCCCGCGGGAGCCGCGGCCCAAGCTGCACcacagcctcagcttctcaggCTTCCCGTCGGGCCACCACCAGCCCCCGGGCGGCCTCGAGTCGCCGTTGCTGCTAGACAGCCCTACGTCGCGCACACCGCCGCCGCCCTCCTGCTCCTCGGCCTCGTCTtgctcctcctccgcctcctcctgtTCCTCGGCCTCTGCGGCCTCCACGCCCTCGGGCGCCCCGACGTGTTGCGCCTCCGCGGCGGCTGCAGCTGCGGCCGCTCTGCTCTACGGCACCGGGGGCGCCGAGGACCTGCTGGCACCGGGGCCCCCTTGCGCAGCCTGTTCGTCCACCTCCTGCGCCAACAACGCCTTCGCCTTCGGCCCGGAGCTCAGCAGCCTCATCACGCCTCTCGCCATCCAGACCCACAACTTCGCCGCCGTGGCCGCCGCCGCCTACTACCGcagtcagcagcagcagcagcagcagcagcagcagggcctgGCGCCCCCCGCGCAGCCTCCGGCGCCGCCCAGCGCGCCCCTCCCCGCCGGGGCCGTCGCGCCTCCCTCGCCGCCCTTCAGCTTCCAGCTGCCGCGCCGCCTGTCCGATTCGCCCGTGTTCGACGCGCCTCCCAGCCCCCCGGACTCGCTGTCGGACCGCGACAGCTACCTGAGCGGCTCCCTGAGCTCCGGCAGCCTCAGCGGCTCCGAGTCCCCCAGCCTCGACCCCGGCCGCCGGCTGCCCATCTTCAGCCGCCTCTCCATCTCCGACGACTGA